A stretch of the Papaver somniferum cultivar HN1 chromosome 6, ASM357369v1, whole genome shotgun sequence genome encodes the following:
- the LOC113291007 gene encoding 5'-3' exoribonuclease 3-like, which produces MGFLTVGIKGYIPAVGSYEDVIFTKRARLRQRQAARIKRDKAQKQRGDNVEPTVKPESLVPVARFQGSRLASAPLPSPYERTGKVARHTYSGGSVGAAIVEAENSLELETRDNKEELKAKLKDLIREKSDLLNRDDQEEDKVRLGEDGWKERYYKEKFSVETFDEIEAVRKDVVLKYVQGLCWVMEYYYEGVFPAASSHALPEHYRKLMAGPTSPIIDFYPTDFEVDMNGKRFAWKGIAKLPFIDESRLLAEIKKVEHTLTEEEAKRNSFMENMLFISTSNSLSPYIFCLADQLSNKKGAEVKEKIDPKASGGMNGYISLCNGDRCPPVFQSPVPGMDDIMNNQVICAIYRLPDAHTHVARPSAGVIFSKRMVEVEDLKPPPTLWHEDNGRKPWENVRKNNHHGNGRGSGRHLGEAAHKFVNNSLQFKIDHKRVNP; this is translated from the exons atgggattCTTGACTGTGg GTATAAAAGGATATATACCCGCAGTGGGGTCGTATGAGGATGTAATTTTCACCAAAAGAGCTAGACTTCGTCAGCGGCAGGCGGCAAGAATCAAGCGTGACAAAGCCCAGAAACAAAGGGGTGATAATGTGGAACCTACGGTGAAGCCTGAGTCCCTTGTCCCAGTTGCTCGGTTTCAGGGCTCTCGTCTTGCTTCTGCTCCGTTGCCTTCTCCATATGAACGAACAGGAAAGGTGGCAAGACACACTTATTCAGGGGGATCTGTCGGTGCAGCCATTGTTGAGGCTGAAAATAGCTTAGAGCTGGAGACACGTGACAACAAAGAGGAGCTGAAGGCGAAGCTTAAAGACTTAATTCGTGAGAAGTCAGACCTTTTGAATAGAGATGACCAAGAAGAAGACAAGGTGAGATTGGGTGAGGATGGGTGGAAGGAAAGGTACTACAAGGAAAAGTTCTCAGTTGAAACCTTTGATGAGATTGAAGCAGTACGAAAAGATGTTGTTCTAAAATACGTACAAGGCTTGTGCTGGGTGATGGAATATTATTATGAAGGTGTTTTTCCAGCTGCAAGTTCCCATGCGCTACCTGAGCATTATAGGAAATTGATGGCTGGCCCAACTTCACCGATTATTGATTTTTATCCGACTGATTTTGAAGTTGACATGAATGGCAAGCGGTTTGCATGGAAGGGTATCGCTAAATTACCATTCATTGATGAAAGTCGTCTTCTTGCTGAGATAAAAAAAGTGGAACATACTTTGACAGAGGAGGAAGCAAAAAGAAACAGCTTCATGGAAAATATGTTGTTCATCTCGACATCTAACTCGCTCTCTCCATACATATTTTGCCTCGCTGATCAGTTGTCTAACAAAAAAGGGGCTGAAGtgaaagaaaaaattgaccccaaGGCCAGTGGCGGGATGAATGGATATATATCTCTTTGTAATGGAGATCGTTGCCCACCGGTCTTTCAATCGCCTGTTCCCGGAATGGACGATATTATGAATAATCAAGTCATCTGTGCTATTTACAGACTTCCTGATGCACATACTCATGTCGCTCGACCTTCAGCTGGTGTTATCTTCTCAAAGAGGATGGTCGAAGTAGAAGATTTGAAGCCACCACCTACTTTATGGCATGAAGATAATGGAAGGAAACCATGGGAAAATGTCAGGAAAAACAACCACCACGGAAATGGAAGGGGTTCTGGTCGACATCTTGGGGAGGCAGCACATAAATTTGTCAATAACAGTTTACAGTTTAAGATAGaccataaacgggttaacccgtaa